The genome window AGTCATTTTTGAAGTTAGTTAGGGCACTgtgcttttttatttttttaatcggAGAAATATTGGAATGAATCATAGTAGATCGAGAGGAAGTACGGAGATTGTGACACTAATTAGCTGTTTTATTGGATTGATAAGAAAACGAAGGACAAGCGAAAAGGAAAATAATTAGGGAATCTTAACCACAATTAAGATAATCATAATTAGTTTAACTGTTGTTAAGAGTAAGGTGTATAGTTGTGCTGTCTTCAATTGAGTGAAATGCAAACTACTCGGCTCCCGTCCTGTTTACATGCACctatttattcaaaaaaaaaaatgatccatttttaaatttggaaacaatttagcttaaattttaaattctaacagattttataatcacacaaataatCTAAATCCTTTTTAACTTGTTTAGGATAACatattccaattttttttttttaaaaaaatccgtGCCTAATCAAACATTTTCACGCAAATTAGATCGGAGGGAGTATTacgtataattttttatttttttgccttCTTTAAAGTTGTGCTTTGCTTACCTCATAATATACTCTCAGGTGGAGGATTTGAGGAATTTTTTTGATGTGATGGTTGCTTTGTTAAAGTACGGTTTGAATTATTGATTAGATATTTGGTTCTTTTCATAGGCATTACAACTTGTTCCTCTGATTCTTTTTTCCATCTGAGTGCTCATTTAAGAATATAATACTTATTTatctataaatataactatgcTTTTCTGTGTTAATTGCAACCGTTGGTTCTGATGCTTTACTATATTGGTGCAATATATTGTTTTTTAAATAGAATCGTGCTTCTGGCTTTTACCATAATATATATTCTTTGTTCTTCTGCCTGGAAAAGCTCAGTTAGGCCTCAGTGTTGTTTTTTCACATAATGAATCTTCCTTTTTGCAAGGTGCTCAGCTTTTCCACTATGTTGTTCCCTGGGGAAAGAAGATTTTTATTTTATACATGTTCTGTCCTGATTATGGCATCAGTAAAGTCCCCTAAATATTTGTCTTATTCGGGCGTAAATGCTAATGTTCTGAGTTCAGTGGCTGTTGCATATCAGTAACCTTTTTCACTATCATAAGTAGCATCTATCTGCCTCCACTCAAATGAAAAATTAGCCAGAAAGTGACGCGTGAAAAGAAAAAATTTCTCCCACAAAGAAGCAGAAAATTGAGAAAGTAACAGTAAATAATATGTACCACGTTTGTCTATGCATAAATGCAATTTCCCCTTGGAAAAGAAATTGTGATCAATAACTTAGTCTATTTCATTTACCTATAAAACCTGCAGGCTGAGCCGTCTCCAACTACAGGTTCCTTCTCCAAGCTTCAAGCAGTGCAAGGCTCTGGTGGAAACGCTGCATTCTTATTGACAAGAGGTTATTCCAGTGGCAATACATACAGTGAAAGAAAATCCAGCTGCTTTGAGTTCAAATTTGCTGGTGGATCTAGTTCTACATCTGGATCATTAGCGGCGGAACATGTGGTAATGCTCTGTTGAAATATTATTGATGTTGGATTAGAAAGATAGAACAATACAAAAAGATGACTagttgttttttttgttttctctTCCTCCCCACCCCCTCAAACAAAGGGCTTTTCAGTATTAGCAGAAAGTCTTCTTTGACAACTGACATATGCTTGATTTAGAGAAATTGAAATTAATTCTGATGTTCTTGGAATTCTGTCTTTCTCAAGTTATGGTGTCTATTTGCCCTTAATTCCAATTGTGTAGGTTTTCGATAGTGTTGTAACATGCTATCAGGATGTGCGCTTTCTTTGATTTGCTAAGGTAGGTGTGTTTCAATATCGAAGAGACTCATGTTTCTTAAAGGGCAACACTCCAGTCCTTTTCAAACAAGTAGAGCAATAGTAATTTGGTTATGTCTGTAAGTTGACAGCAGCATGAGCAGCAGTTGAGTATGTTCATGCATAAAATTAAGGAATGAATTGTTAAACAGGTGATGTGGCCGTCATTTATTTTGCATTGTTAATGATCCCCCTTCCCTGTTTGATGATTTGACACATTACTATAATGACATGATATTCACGTATTCCAAGAATTGGAAGTCATCAaacaaataaaaattataaaaatcattTAATTTGCAGGGAATGCCCAATAAGTAACTTAATTCTATTCTTCTGTCACCATTAAATTCAAATTAGTATGTATGTTATGCTTAACCAATGTATTAGTCAAAGTAATTTTGTTGAACTTTTAGCAAATCAACATGTAGTATCTAGATGACACAATTTCCATAAGCAGGGAAATGACTGCATTTCCTTGTGCTATTTGCTCAAAGTCCTTTTATTGAACTGAATTttgttttaaaagaaaaaaagatactTTAAATAAATTACAGATGAAGATTGAGCTATtgataaatgaaataacggaTTGTAGCTGTCATAAAAGAAATTGATTTTTTTATAAGAAAATTATGATGCTTGTTTTGCACTATTAACGCTTTCTATATCTGATAGTACTGTTTTCTTCCTCTTCCTTCTTGTTTTGTTTTGAATGGCGGGTGGGTGGAAGGGCTTGATGATAGGCATCCTTTATTTACCGACACTTCTAGTTTAAAAGCATCTATTTCCATGTATATCTTAAAGGTTCCAGCAGAGGATGCAAGTGCCTTGCACGCCTTTTTACTTTTTTGGCCTCTTCTAATGGGCTTTCTCTTCTTTTAGATCTCTAAAAAACAATATGTGAATTTATTTcttgacccaaaaaaaaaaagaattaatttCTGTTAGTTTATTGAGTACCTTATTTTCACAAAAAGAAAATTGTATTAATTTACTAGTAGAATCTGGTTGTTAGTTCCTACATTCCTAACACACTTCTGTAATCAAGATTTCTACAGGTTTGAACCAACAACCAGATGAGCCATTAAAAGAAGTTCAAGACCAAAGTCATCCTCAATTGGTAGCTACTTCATCTCTAGCTAAGCATGAGATGGCATCATCAAAAGAACTGAGTTTATCTGCACCTATAAATGTTGATGATTCTTCAAAAGAAGAGAGTCTATCTGCACCTATGAATGTTGATGCCATGAATATGAGAAGTCAATCTAATACAAGCATGCAAGTTTCACTTGTTGATCATAAAGATGTATCATCAGTAACTGCTGAGAGATCATCAGATGATGGGTATAACTGGCGAAAGTATGGCCAGAAACTTGTAAAAGGAAGTGAATTTCCTAGGAGCTATTACAAATGTACATACCCAAACTGTGAAGTGAAAAAGATATTTGAGCGGTCACCTGAAGGACAAATAACAGAGATCGTTTATAAAGGTTCTCATGATCATCCTAAACCCCAACTGAGCCGTCGATTTACTCCTGGTGCTCTTATGTCCATCCAAGAAGATAAATGTGAGAAAATAGCTCTTTTAGTATTGTTTCCCTCTCGATGAGCATAAAGtggtaattttgaaaaaaaaaatctttaattttattttgagtcAATCTTTATCAATTCTCAGTCTTTGTTGAGGACAAGTTCAACACCAATGCCCAGACCAGTAAAATTGAGCCCATTAGTACTCCCGTATCACCTCAGCAAGTGGATGCTGATGGTCCTGAAGGGGCAGTTTCACAGATGCAGGGCACTAATGATGATATGGATGAGGATGATCCATTTGTGAAAAGAAGGTAAAGCTAATGGAAAGCCTTCAATATATTCCCGCTAATAGATCTGATTAAATGGTTAAAACTTTAAGCAGGAAAATGGATGGTGCAGTGGATATAACACCAGTGATTAAGCCAATCCGTGAACCACGCGTTGTTGTTCAAACTGTCAGTGAAGTTGATATATTAGATGATGGGTACCGGTGGCGCAAGTATGGACAGAAGGTGGTCCGAGGCAATCCTAATCCTAGGTATGCAACACTATATGGTTTGTAGTTACTTGAACATATGACCTGTGTTACATGAATGTCGTGTACACAGACACTTAAATGTGGTATGCAACGAGTATTTGACAAAGGTCGTTACTGGTTGTTGGTTAGTCTCTAGACGATCGAGTATTTGGTAGGTGTGTAGTCTAAGAAAATATGATACTTGTGATATCATGCCCTTCTCCTGATGAGAGGCAAAAGCCTAAAAGAGACAATAGGATCCTAAATCCATCAATATCCAAGATCTTGCCGTTGTTGGGTGTTTAATAGGAGTTAGAGACCACTTATTGTGAAATTCATCAAACATTCGCATGTATCATGGTTTATCTACACTAATCCACATACATTACAATTCTTGTAAATCTCTCGTAAGCTTTTGTAACACGTCCATGCATAGAGGGATGCTCTATGGTGGAAATCTGTAGAAGCTATGGGTTTCCAGCATTTTCTTTTCCCTTTAACCTGCGAAGTCCATGCATTTCCAAAATTCTTAATTCACCTTTGAGTTTCTTTTAATATTCTCTAATCATGAGTGGTCAATATTTTTTCTCCCAACTTCCGTGTCATGCAGGAGCTATTATAAGTGCACCAATGCTGGATGCCCTGTCAGGAAACATGTGGAGAGGGCTTCTCATGATCCCAAAGCTGTTATCACCACTTATGAAGGAAAACATAATCACGACGTACCTGCTGCAAGGTCTAATAACCATGAAATGGCAGGATCCACGCCTGTAACTGGCGGTTCAAGGATCAGGGCAGAAGAGACTTACTCTATTAATCTGGATCTAGGTGTTGGTTTTGGATATGGTGTGGAGAATGGGAACAATAGGCAACTTCACACCGTCCATAACCAAGTTCAAGTTTCACGTTCCGGTATGATGGTAGTGCAACCAGCTGCAATTGCAGCGCGCTATGGTATTGTAAATGGTGGCATGAGCCGGTTTGGACCTATAGATAATCATGTGCAAGGACATGGTTTTGAGACTTTGCCTTTACAACCTTCTACTCAATTTCCTCAAAACTATGGAAAGATACTCTTGGGCCCATGATTGTTTCTACCTCCATGTATAAGCTTAACAATAAGAAGCCACCATCTATTTTTTCTTGAATATTGGTGGATTACAAAAGACATCTCTAGTTGAAGTATAGATACTTGCCCTCATACTTCTAGGACCCATCATGCTGTATTATACAACTGCTCAGAAAAATGTTGCACTTCCTTTGTACATACCAACAGTATTTTAGGAAGTGAACAACAGTGGATGTCTGAGCAAATATCCACGCCTCCAATATCTTTATCCCCATGAATAGGCAAATTCTATGTACTGTAACTAGGAGGCAAACACATGGCAaatgtattttttgaaaataatatGGTAAAGATAATATAAAAGTGCTTTGGGAGACCTTCATCTCTTTCTTTTCCTACACGTGATTGTTATCAATCGTGCAAATGGTGATTGCAGAATCTCCTTTACTGGTTTCCCCTATCGCTCTAGCATACATAACCATAGACGTGCGTTTAATCCCGGCAAGAGGCTATTTGCGGGTTTTAAGTTATATATGCTAACATTCTAAAAACTTTTTATGATATACCAGTGCAATTTAATCAGTTGTGTCCCATTGAGATTTAACCCTTTGTCATTTTGATTCGtctctaaagaaaaaaaaaattgtttgtaTTATTATAGATCAACTTAACATGATAGTGTCAGTTCACAAAACTTAAAGGAAAGAAATATATAGCAGGATTAGTGTCCAGCCTAAGGATCTTTATAAGTGATAAAAAGGTCTGAATAGAACGAAATGGATATAAGAGATTTATAGTAATAGCTTGCTATAGCTGGTTAAATTGAACTAATGTTGTAAAGAATCTTTATGCCATCGGTGCATATAACttaaatctttcaattaattGTCAGCTCACAACCACATGCTGCAGGTACTGCACACCTCAATATCACAATACGATGCAATGTGAGAGAAGAAAAATATGGAACAGATTCTAAGAAGAAGATTATAGTACGGTGCTCTTAACTGAATACAAACAGAAAGGTCTACCTTTTACCATTATCAAGCTAGAAGTTACATGCACCTACTTAGGGTAGGATACTATTTCCAGGCACAAGAGGCAACTAAATCTCGATTCATCCAGCCAAGATAAAGAGCGCCATTTCTCTCATCAAGCGTATAACTTTGGTAGTAATTCTCCAGCAGGGTCTTGATTGTAGCATTTACTGAGGAGCTTAATGGATATGGATTGAACCCAGCCATAAGAAATCGTGACCTCCACCTTTCAAGAAGCTCATGACGCTCCACTCTTTCTGCCCCTTCACATGCTATTATGTTCACAATTTCCCGGGCCAGGCAATGCTGCTCAACGTTGATTCGTTGCTTATGGTCCCTAGGTAGAGCAACATCTATTGATTCAAATATAGATAGGTAGTAGTTCAGTGTCTCCAAAAACCTGGGAAAGAACTGTACTGTATTAGTGTTGGACTCTTGCTCCACTAAGGTCACAATCTTGGGAGACAAGCTCTTAACCATCCTCAGAAGTCTGTCTCTGTGATTTTTAGTGCCAACACTCTCATCAGGCATATGGTGCAAGACAAGTGCAAAATTCACGGCCAATGGTTCGCCAGGCCGAACCTTTAGGTGCTCAATCTCAACATCGGAGCAAGAAGCAGCCACGGAATGAAATTCAAAAGGTACATTGCAAGATGCAGCAATGCTTGATAACCTCCGACCAACAATTTCAATCCCTCCTCCTCTGGCATAAGCCGACGTGGAATCATCAATTCCTGTAATGCGGATTCGTGGGGGTCCACCGGGCCGGGCTGCAAGAGCATGGATTAGGGTGATCCACTGGCTACCCTGAGCAATCTGAAAATCAATTATATGAATTGTGTTCTCTTCTTTCACGGCATCAACAATTGCACCATTTGCCGACAAATATCCAAACTTGAAGTATGGGCAGATTTCATAAAGCAAATGCATGTATGACATTAGCTCAACGCTAGTCGGCTCTTTGCACCGTAGGGCCTTGTAGATGGAGCTTCCTGAGGAGGCCAATCTGGCAACTAATCCTTCCAGCATATACGCTCCTAAGCGTTGCATTGGAGAACCGCAAACTGATACCACTGTGCGTAGTTCTGACATTAACCATTCAGCTGTTACTAAATTATTATCTGCTATTGCTTTAGCACAGGCAATAAGCACTTGTTTCAAATCTCCATTAGGCATCATCTCCATCATATCAACCCATTTATCTGACTCCGACGAAATCTGATTGGCTGCAGCCAATGGAGTAGTATTATATGACTCCAAGCTTTCTGAATCAGGCCCCAGCATTGCAGTTTCGAGTTCCTTTAGCTTGTGCTTCAGGCCAGTACCATCACTAGTGAAGCACGAACTGTTACCTGAAGAGTGGTACGTGTCATTAGGAGAATGATGCATGTCCGAAGGACATGAATCAGAACCTTGGTGCATCATGGAATTGTCACCAGCAAAGAAAGTATCAACAGGAGGAGAATCGGAGACAAGTTCATTAGAATTTCCAGTGGATGATTCAACATAGCAGTATTGGTTGTGTTTTAAGGCAGAGAATTGTGTCTGCTGACCACAATCAGCATAAAGTAATTGGTTGCTATTCGGGTTGTTAATGGAAGGCAGGGAAAAAGATTCTTGATCCTCTACGGGTTGGTTATAGAACCTGTTAAACTCATTGATATCCTTCGCGTTTAGAGAAGGCCTCATTGTGAAATCAATTTAGATATCCAGAAGACAATAGTACCAATTCCAGCATACAACCGGGTTGAAATCGTTAACAGAAAGTTCTCCAGCTCCAAGCTTTAGCATTCACATACATAACAGATAGAAATTATCAATAATGAGTAATGAGGAATCTGAAAAAACACCAACTATAAAGAACAACTCTAACTTAATTTAGGAGTGTAAAGTGTTGCAGAAATGTTTTTGTTCACAAGTCCTAAAAAGCAGTTGGACCAATGTTTTAGGAGCTACCTTTtcttttcataatttttttaaaaaggtcTAGGTTGAAGGGTTAGGTCCCTACAGCCTTGGCCCTTTAGATCTTCCATAAAAACACTGAAAACCAAAACTTTCATGATTATAAATGAAATTCATTAAAGTCATCTCAGATTTACTGGCAAACAAATAACTCCCATCAACAGAGAATGGAAAAAGCAGTTTCAAATGCTCTATAAAAGTAACAAACAACTGAAGCTTACCACTTGCATACTAACAGCAGATATTAGCTAAACATAAATAAAATAACCCCAAAAAAGAACCAAGAACAAAAAAACGAAAGGGAAGAGTAAGTAAGACGCATAAGGGGTTTCAAGTTTATACAAAAAGATCCAATTTTTTCAAGAATTCAATCTACCTAAATCTTTAGAGGAAAACGGGGTTTTAAGTTTATACAAAAAGATCCAATTTTTTCAAGAATTAAATCTATCTAAATCTTCAGATTATCACATGAAGTAAAAAAGGAAGAAATACCTGATACTCAGAGGAGATATCTTTAAGCAGAAGTCCAACAACACAAGTGAAGCAATTATCAAAAAATGCTAACTTTAAACACGGCATATTCCATTTTGGGAAGCCCTCAAGTCTTGGCCACTAGTGGTGAAGAAGCCAGCTGAAAAAATGACCAATGAAAGTCAAAACAAAATTTCACAGCAATGGGGCCTCAAGGAGAGCATCAATCTTGATTTTCAGCTTTGTAATAATATTCCGGAAAAAATAGTTATGCTGATTTTCGTCGCTTAACTTCAGAAGATATTTTTAGTCAGCATTAAACGTACAATAATCATTGACTATTTGACTCCATAATATGGATTAAGGAGTAGCGAGGTAGGCGAGTGCAACATTAGCTGAAGGCCCAAAAAAAAAAGTTACATGGTGTTtgcattaaataaataaattacaaaattTTGTGTGGTTATACATTGTTTATCAGTTAATCTTAATTAGATAGTACTATGTATTCTTATTTCTTACAATATTATGATTAAATTTACTGATAATATTAAATGCGAGAAATCAGAAACTTTTGACTGTTACAAGAACCCCATACCTAACTCCGCGGCAAAAGAATAACTATCGCATTTATTATTAGCAAATTAATGCCAACCTTTGGCCATCTCCTAATAGTAAATAATGTTCTACGTTAAATAATCTCCATTCGTTGTCCATAACTGACCGTCTTACTTTCTCTCTTCTTAAAATTGTAGTAGTATCTGTTTTTAAAGATAAACTTTTTAGCAACACTTGTAGTTTGTCATTACTCAAGGAATTTAGTATAATATTGCACCTACTTTTGTTTAAACAACATTCaaattattcaaaagaaaaagttttttTCCAATTTCATTTGGTATATCCAACTCTCCTTTTGTAATAACTGCATCTAAACAACAGAACACACTTTCACTGGATGAAGAGAATACTGTATTTCAAATTTAACAATTAAGTAGCAACTATTTctttctatcttttatttttgtaaaGGCAATTTGTTTATATTTGATAAGTTATGTGCCTTGTTATGTTTTGATAATCTAACAAGTTTAATGATTAGAACCAGATTGGGAACCTGTTACACATACTCAAGGTGCCAAAACACAACAACTTTCAAATCGGGCACAAGTTCAACAGCTAGAATCAAAGAGACGACAGAGGGAACATATAGACATTAGTTCCCCTGCTGACTGTACCAGTCAACTGCTCACAGCTGTAAAGTCGATGCAACTGTTCCTCTGCACACACGCAACAATGTGAACAGTGCAACAGTCACCTTATGGGGAATGCCTTGTACCAGATATTTGCTTGCATCatccaagtgacatcacttgGATAGTATTAACATGAAGCAATGAAGAAAATATACACGTGCACATCCGATAATTAATCAAGTTTCCTCTCAAGTGTGTTGTCATCTTGCAAGTAACTTGCAGGCTTCAAGagcaaagaacaacataacgaaggaccgGTTTCCAACATTGTGTtattacatgtccttagttgtgttgcacctttgttagagtgatttacttgtaattcctacttagcttagttagaagcattgtctAGGAAACCATTTGTAaaaccataaaccttgtgtttgtgtcttggctagagttaatcgagttgtgagctttgtaatagagttattacaaagaggcttgtaatggagttattacaagtgagtgagagattaagagtttaattcctaagtaataataggttgtaatctaaaagttgctcggttagtgaagttgaaatcctacgagtgaaGGTCATGGTTTTTAATCCCGCGAGCTGGGAGTTTTCCATGTAAAACTCTGTTGTGTCACTTACTTATCTCTTATTGTGTGTATTCtatgggaactgatagagaactaggttctctattcagtttggtggaccctaagtTTCTATCAATTGATATCAAAgtaggttctttctatcaggctaacacctagaaaggatccaaatggctgctccaccaaactttgaagaaggtcaatcaacctacagaccaccTAGATTCAATGGACAGTACTATAGATAgtggaagacaaggatgcatgattttatcatggctgaagattcagaGCTCTGGGATGTTATCTGTGATGGTGCCTTCGTCCCAATGAAAACCATTGGTGAACCAGCAGTGACAGTTCCCAAGACAAGGAAGGAGTACAATGATGTTGAGCGCAAAGCTATAGAGAAGAACTTCCGAACAAAAAAGATTCTCCTCTGTGGTATTGGACCTGATGAATACAACAAGATCTCTGCCTATCAATCAGCCAAGGAGATCTGGGACTCTCTCCAAACGGCACATGAAGAaacaactcaagtcaagcagtcGAAGATCGACATGCTAACcactgagtatgaactcttcagGATAAAGGATGATGAATCCATTAAGGATATGCACACTCGATTCACCTCTATCATCAACGAGCTCTACTCTCTATGAGAGATTATTCCAAGGAACAAACTTGTTAGGAAAATACTCAGTGTATTACCTAGTTCCTGGGAAAATAAAGTAAATGCTATCACGGAGGCAAAGGATCTGCAAAAGttgaccattgatgaactcattagAAATCTAAAGAcctatgaaatgaagaagaagaaggaccaTGAAAGAAGAGAGCCCAAAAAGGAGAAGAACCCGGTCCTCAAGGAAGACAATAACgattcaagtggtgaggatgctgaCATGGCCTACCTGACGAAGggatttcagaaaatggttcgtaggaatggaggcattccaaaaaggggAAGCTCCAACAAGCCAAAAGGCTATGACTTGTGTCATAAATGCAGTAAGCCAGGACACTTCATCAAATACTATCCTCTCCACAAGCAAGACTCGTACAAGCACAATACAGACAAAACCGTCAAGATGAACTCAGTTCCTGACAAAAGATTCAAGAGAAAAGAAACCGCTAACAATGTggtgaaacaagctcttgctgcatgggaAAATTCTTCCAGCGAATCTGGAGAAGATGATGAACAGGGTGATACCTCCATGATGGCAGTTGAAAGtgaagcagctgaatatgactctATATTTGCCCTGATGGCAAAATctgtcgatgatgaagatgatgatgatgatgatgatgatgatgatgatgatgatgatgagagcaGTGAAAGGAATCAGCCAGAAATAGTATATGGATAGTGGTTGTTCTAAGCATATGTCTGGAAGCATcgatgatttcctttcactcaaagctctgcaaggagggagtgtgtcctttggcaaTGGCAAAAAAGGATACATTATGggagtaggaagaattggaaagACGCTCACTCACTCAATTGAGAATGTGTATTATGTAAATGGCTTGAATATAGCCTACTGCGTGTCTCTCAAATCTAcgacaaaggaaacaaagtggaatttgtgtcaaaaaCCTGTACAGTCACAAATTTCGTGACTGGTGAAGTGGTTCTGGTggcaaaaagatacaaaaatatttATGTTATTGATTTTGAATCCTTGCACAATGGGTATCTTACATGCTTGAGTGGCAATGCCGAACTGTGGCACAGAAGATTGGGCTATGCAAGCTTTACATTGCTGAACAAATTGGTCAAGAATGACCTGGTTCATAGGCTGCCTAAGTCAAGtttcaaagatcacaaggtgtgtgatgcatgtgtaaaaggaAAGCAAGTCAGGTCCTCCTTCAAACCCAAAAAGGAAGTGagtacctcaaggccacttgatctcctCCATACGGATCTATGTGGGCCTATGAGGGTGCCAAatagaggaggaaagaagtacgTTTTCGTCATAGCGGATGACTACTCCAGATTCACCTGGACTTTGTTCTtcagaaccaaggatgaaacttttAAGTGTTTGCTGCTTTTGTGAAGAAGAGCCATAATGTCGTGAGTCTAAGATCTGATCACGGCACAAAGTTTGATAACGCAAAATTCGATGAATTTTGTGCTGAAAATGGTATAAGTCATAATTtttcagctccaagaacaccccaacaaaatggtgttgtggagaggaaaaataggactcttgaagacatggcaaaGACAATGCTAATTGACAGTGATGTTGCAAAAAGTTTCTGAGCAGAGGCAGTCAACACTGCGTGCTACTTAATGAACAAGTGCATGATCAAGTCTCTCTTGAACAAAACCCCGTATGAACTGCTGAACGGGAGAAAACCCAATCTAACACATTTGAGGACGTTTAGCTGCAAATGCTTCATTCTCAATAATGGGAAGGAAGCACTGggaaaatttgatgccaaaagtgatgaaggaatcctTCTTGGCTATTTATCACAAAGCAAAGCCTACAAGGTctacaacaaaagaactcaatatgttgaggaaagcatacatgtgatctttgatgaatcacaccACCTATGTGACAAAGATTCACATGATAAGGTTGATCAGGATGGAGAGCAGTCAAAGGTTCCTGCTGAAGTCATTGATATGGCAAATGGAAAGGCTAACATGATGAGTCAGGTCAAGGAATAAAATGAAGATGGTGCAGCTAACTCTCCAACTGATACAGAGGAACATGGTCCCtcaatcacaacaactgaagcagagAACAGAGTTATTGATACCATGCAAGGAACTCCTGATGCTGAGTAGAGAAGTGACACTCATGTCAACAATGGATCTCATTCATAGGAACCTGGATCCTCTCGTAATGAGATTCAGGCGTGAACAAGAAACACAAAAGTTCACACCCTCTTACTCCTCTTGACTAAGGGATTCAAACCTTATCAAGTCAAGAAACGATCATGCCCCAACCTCAGGAAGTGCGAccgacactcaaccgagtgaacccggtcgagcaatcttgttagatactttctacccaactcacccatgatcaagagaagacatgatttcattaattagatagtaggaagatcatatatacaatactaaatcgtctcattggttacatcatttttaagtttcaagatacacacattcttatgattcgagtggaacaagagatcaaaacacaacataatctatTTGAATTTTGtagcacccatatacaacccacatagtatctACAGAGcatctaaaagatacaaaagagtgttatgatagtgccggcaacaaggccccggctatacc of Nicotiana tomentosiformis chromosome 7, ASM39032v3, whole genome shotgun sequence contains these proteins:
- the LOC104116951 gene encoding probable WRKY transcription factor 20 isoform X3 yields the protein MNLPFCKAEPSPTTGSFSKLQAVQGSGGNAAFLLTRGYSSGNTYSERKSSCFEFKFAGGSSSTSGSLAAEHVISTGLNQQPDEPLKEVQDQSHPQLVATSSLAKHEMASSKELSLSAPINVDDSSKEESLSAPMNVDAMNMRSQSNTSMQVSLVDHKDVSSVTAERSSDDGYNWRKYGQKLVKGSEFPRSYYKCTYPNCEVKKIFERSPEGQITEIVYKGSHDHPKPQLSRRFTPGALMSIQEDKFFVEDKFNTNAQTSKIEPISTPVSPQQVDADGPEGAVSQMQGTNDDMDEDDPFVKRRKMDGAVDITPVIKPIREPRVVVQTVSEVDILDDGYRWRKYGQKVVRGNPNPRSYYKCTNAGCPVRKHVERASHDPKAVITTYEGKHNHDVPAARSNNHEMAGSTPVTGGSRIRAEETYSINLDLGVGFGYGVENGNNRQLHTVHNQVQVSRSGMMVVQPAAIAARYGIVNGGMSRFGPIDNHVQGHGFETLPLQPSTQFPQNYGKILLGP
- the LOC104116951 gene encoding probable WRKY transcription factor 20 isoform X2, whose amino-acid sequence is MEDSHSQSHSHSQQQHSSSEQLRDGIPAVPDGGFSSGAAGSSGGAKYKLMTPAKLPISRSTCITIPPGLSPSSFLESPVLLSNIKAEPSPTTGSFSKLQAVQGSGGNAAFLLTRGYSSGNTYSERKSSCFEFKFAGGSSSTSGSLAAEHISTGLNQQPDEPLKEVQDQSHPQLVATSSLAKHEMASSKELSLSAPINVDDSSKEESLSAPMNVDAMNMRSQSNTSMQVSLVDHKDVSSVTAERSSDDGYNWRKYGQKLVKGSEFPRSYYKCTYPNCEVKKIFERSPEGQITEIVYKGSHDHPKPQLSRRFTPGALMSIQEDKFFVEDKFNTNAQTSKIEPISTPVSPQQVDADGPEGAVSQMQGTNDDMDEDDPFVKRRKMDGAVDITPVIKPIREPRVVVQTVSEVDILDDGYRWRKYGQKVVRGNPNPRSYYKCTNAGCPVRKHVERASHDPKAVITTYEGKHNHDVPAARSNNHEMAGSTPVTGGSRIRAEETYSINLDLGVGFGYGVENGNNRQLHTVHNQVQVSRSGMMVVQPAAIAARYGIVNGGMSRFGPIDNHVQGHGFETLPLQPSTQFPQNYGKILLGP
- the LOC104116951 gene encoding probable WRKY transcription factor 20 isoform X1 gives rise to the protein MEDSHSQSHSHSQQQHSSSEQLRDGIPAVPDGGFSSGAAGSSGGAKYKLMTPAKLPISRSTCITIPPGLSPSSFLESPVLLSNIKAEPSPTTGSFSKLQAVQGSGGNAAFLLTRGYSSGNTYSERKSSCFEFKFAGGSSSTSGSLAAEHVISTGLNQQPDEPLKEVQDQSHPQLVATSSLAKHEMASSKELSLSAPINVDDSSKEESLSAPMNVDAMNMRSQSNTSMQVSLVDHKDVSSVTAERSSDDGYNWRKYGQKLVKGSEFPRSYYKCTYPNCEVKKIFERSPEGQITEIVYKGSHDHPKPQLSRRFTPGALMSIQEDKFFVEDKFNTNAQTSKIEPISTPVSPQQVDADGPEGAVSQMQGTNDDMDEDDPFVKRRKMDGAVDITPVIKPIREPRVVVQTVSEVDILDDGYRWRKYGQKVVRGNPNPRSYYKCTNAGCPVRKHVERASHDPKAVITTYEGKHNHDVPAARSNNHEMAGSTPVTGGSRIRAEETYSINLDLGVGFGYGVENGNNRQLHTVHNQVQVSRSGMMVVQPAAIAARYGIVNGGMSRFGPIDNHVQGHGFETLPLQPSTQFPQNYGKILLGP